In Phragmites australis chromosome 17, lpPhrAust1.1, whole genome shotgun sequence, the following are encoded in one genomic region:
- the LOC133896716 gene encoding transcription factor HEC2-like, whose product MEFDLLNYSPEAQLEMMDMMLELEQLTALDQSLMAPISPPISPMQTPAAHCFSPPPYMPTTTTSTGYPDQYTPPAVYPATSPEPQDYMLSPGADAGSGQLGSPSSADAMREMIFHIAALQPVEIDPEAVRPPKRRNVRISKDPQSVAARLRRERISERIRTLQRLVPGGTKMDTASMLDEAIHYVKFLKSQVQSLERAAAATAAAASHRAAALGAAYPALNAPWQYALPHGGM is encoded by the coding sequence ATGGAGTTTGACCTGCTGAATTACAGCCCGGAAGCGCAGCTTGAGATGATGGACATGATGCTTGAGCTCGAGCAGCTCACTGCGCTCGACCAGTCTCTGATGGCGCCTATCTCGCCGCCGATATCCCCCATGCAAACCCCTGCAGCTCACTGCTTCTCGCCTCCACCATACATGCCGACTACCACGACCAGCACCGGTTACCCGGACCAGTACACCCCGCCAGCCGTGTACCCCGCCACCAGCCCCGAGCCCCAAGATTACATGCTGTCCCCGGGCGCTGACGCCGGCAGCGGGCAGCTGGGATCGCCGTCGTCGGCGGACGCCATGCGGGAGATGATCTTCCACATCGCGGCGCTACAGCCGGTGGAGATCGACCCGGAGGCGGTGCGCCCCCCGAAGCGGCGCAACGTGCGCATCTCCAAGGACCCGCAGAGCGTGGCGGCGCGGCTGCGGCGGGAGCGCATCAGCGAGCGCATCCGCACTCTGCAGCGGCTCGTCCCGGGCGGCACCAAGATGGACACGGCATCCATGCTGGACGAGGCCATCCACTACGTTAAGTTCCTCAAGTCCCAGGTGCAGTCCCTCGAGCGCGCCGCGGCcgcgaccgccgccgccgcctcccaccGCGCGGCCGCGCTCGGCGCCGCCTACCCGGCCCTCAACGCGCCGTGGCAGTACGCGCTTCCGCACGGTGGCATGTAA